In a genomic window of Anomalospiza imberbis isolate Cuckoo-Finch-1a 21T00152 chromosome 5, ASM3175350v1, whole genome shotgun sequence:
- the WNT5B gene encoding protein Wnt-5b isoform X2, producing MQGAPSRRPAPRGLPPQPTMTGPRLALAAALLCSCTSPVADANSWWSLAMNPIQRPEMYIIGAQPVCSQLPGLSPGQRKLCQLYQEHMVFIGEGARSAIKECQYQFRQRRWNCSTVDNTSVFGRVMKIGSRETAFTYAVSAAGVVNAISRACREGELSSCGCSRTARPKDLPRDWLWGGCGDNVEYGYRFAKEFVDAKEREKNYVRGSEEQARMLMNLQNNEAGRRAVYKLADVACKCHGVSGSCSLKTCWLQLADFRKVGDLLKEKYDSAAAMRISRKGKLELVNNRFNMPTQEDLVYVDPSPDYCLRNETTGSLGTQGRLCNKTSEGMDGCELMCCGRGYDQFKSVQVERCHCKFHWCCYVKCKKCTEIVDQYVCK from the exons GGCGCCCCGTCCCGGCGGCCGGCTCCGCGGGGGCTGCCCCCGCAGCCCACCATGACCGGGCCGAGGCTGGCCCTCGCCGCCGcgctcctctgcagctgcacctcGCCAGTGGCCGACGCCAACTCCTGGTG GTCTTTGGCCATGAACCCCATCCAGAGGCCTGAGATGTACATCATCGGCGCCCAGCCGGTGTGCAGCCAGCTGCCGGGGCTGTCCCCCGGGCAGcgcaagctctgccagctctaCCAGGAGCACATGGTGTTCATCGGGGAAGGGGCCCGCAGCGCCATCAAGGAGTGCCAGTACCAGTTTCGGCAGCGGCGGTGGAACTGCAGCACGGTGGATAACACTTCCGTCTTTGGGAGGGTCATGAAAATAG GTAGCCGAGAGACTGCTTTCACCTACGCGGTCAGCGCCGCCGGCGTGGTGAACGCCATCAGCCGCGCGTGCCGCGAGGGCGAGCTGTCCAGCTGCGGCTGCAGCCGCACCGCCCGGCCCAAGGACCTGCCCCGGGACTGGCTGTGGGGCGGCTGCGGGGACAACGTGGAGTACGGATACCGCTTCGCCAAGGAGTTCGTGGATGccaaggagagggagaagaacTACGTGAGAGGTTCCGAGGAGCAGGCTCGCATGCTGATGAACCTGCAGAACAACGAGGCCGGCCGCAGG GCAGTGTACAAGCTGGCAGACGTAGCCTGCAAGTGCCACGGCGTGTCGGGCTCGTGCAGCCTCAAgacctgctggctgcagctggccGACTTCCGCAAGGTGGGCGACCTGCTGAAGGAGAAGTACGACAGCGCCGCAGCCATGAGGATCAGCCGCAAGGGCAAGCTGGAGCTGGTGAACAACCGCTTCAACATGCCCACCCAGGAGGACCTGGTCTACGTGGACCCCAGCCCGGACTATTGCCTCCGCAACGAGACCACGGGCTCGCTGGGCACGCAGGGCCGGCTGTGCAACAAGACCTCGGAGGGCATGGATGGCTGCGAGCTGATGTGCTGCGGACGGGGCTACGACCAGTTCAAGAGCGTGCAGGTGGAGCGCTGCCACTGCAAGTTCCACTGGTGCTGTTATGTCAAGTGTAAAAAGTGCACAGAGATCGTTGACCAGTATGTCTGTAAATGA
- the FBXL14 gene encoding F-box/LRR-repeat protein 14, which produces METHISCLFPELLAMIFGYLEVRDKGRAAQVCTAWRDAAYHRSVWRGVEAKLHLRRANPSLFPSLAARGIRRVQILSLRRSLSYVVQGMADIESLNLSGCYNLTDNGLSHAFVAEISSLRSLNLSLCKQITDSSLGRIAQYLKGLEVLELGGCSNITNTGLLLIAWGLQRLKSLNLRSCRHLSDVGIGHLAGMTRSAAEGCLGLEQLTLQDCQKLSDLSLKHLARGLGRLRQLNLSFCGGISDAGLLHLSHMSSLRSLNLRSCDNISDTGIMHLAMGSLRLSGLDVSFCDKVGDQSLAYIAQGLDGLRSLSLCSCHISDEGINRMVRQMHGLRTLNIGQCVRITDKGLELIAEHLSQLTGIDLYGCTRITKRGLERITQLPCLKVLNLGLWEMTESEKVR; this is translated from the coding sequence ATGGAAACGCACATCTCGTGCCTGTTCCCCGAGCTGCTCGCCATGATCTTCGGGTACCTGGAGGTGCGCGACAAGGGCCGCGCGGCGCAGGTGTGCACGGCCTGGCGGGACGCCGCCTACCACCGCTCGGTGTGGCGGGGCGTGGAGGCCAAGCTGCACCTGCGCCGCGCCAACCCCTCGCTCTTCCCCAGCCTGGCGGCGCGGGGCATCCGGCGGGTGCAGATCCTGTCGCTGCGGCGCAGCCTGAGCTACGTGGTCCAGGGCATGGCGGACATCGAGAGCCTCAACCTCAGCGGCTGCTACAACCTCACCGACAACGGGCTGAGCCACGCCTTCGTGGCGGAGATCAGCTCCCTGCGCTCGCTCAACCTGAGCCTCTGCAAGCAGATCACGGACAGCAGCCTGGGCCGCATCGCCCAGTACCTCAAGGGCCTGGAGGTGCTCGAGCTCGGAGGCTGCAGCAACATCACCAACACCGGCCTCCTGCTCATCGCCTGGGGCCTGCAGCGCCTCAAGAGCCTCAACCTGCGCTCCTGCCGGCACCTCTCCGACGTGGGCATCGGGCACCTGGCCGGCATGACCCGCAGCGCGGCCGAGGGCtgcctgggcctggagcagctcaCGCTGCAGGACTGCCAGAAGCTCAGCGACCTCTCGCTCAAGCACCTGGCCCGCGGGCTGGGCCGCCTCCGCCAGCTCAACCTCAGCTTCTGTGGGGGCATCTCGGACGCGGGGCTGCTGCACCTGTCGCACATGAGCAGCCTGCGGAGCCTCAACCTGCGCTCCTGCGACAACATCAGCGACACGGGCATCATGCACCTGGCCATGGGCAGCCTGCGGCTGTCCGGCCTTGACGTCTCCTTCTGCGACAAGGTGGGGGACCAGAGCCTGGCCTACATCGCACAGGGCCTCGACGGGCTGCGCTCgctgtccctctgctcctgccacatcAGTGACGAGGGCATCAACCGCATGGTGCGGCAGATGCACGGGCTGCGCACCCTCAACATCGGGCAGTGCGTCCGCATCACCGACAAGGGCCTGGAGCTCATCGCCGAACACCTCAGCCAGCTCACGGGCATCGACCTCTACGGCTGCACCCGCATCACCAAGCGGGGCCTGGAGCGCATCACCCAGCTGCCCTGCCTCAAGGTGCTCAACCTGGGACTTTGGGAAATGACTGAGAGTGAGAAGGTCaggtga
- the WNT5B gene encoding protein Wnt-5b isoform X3 yields the protein MNPIQRPEMYIIGAQPVCSQLPGLSPGQRKLCQLYQEHMVFIGEGARSAIKECQYQFRQRRWNCSTVDNTSVFGRVMKIGSRETAFTYAVSAAGVVNAISRACREGELSSCGCSRTARPKDLPRDWLWGGCGDNVEYGYRFAKEFVDAKEREKNYVRGSEEQARMLMNLQNNEAGRRAVYKLADVACKCHGVSGSCSLKTCWLQLADFRKVGDLLKEKYDSAAAMRISRKGKLELVNNRFNMPTQEDLVYVDPSPDYCLRNETTGSLGTQGRLCNKTSEGMDGCELMCCGRGYDQFKSVQVERCHCKFHWCCYVKCKKCTEIVDQYVCK from the exons ATGAACCCCATCCAGAGGCCTGAGATGTACATCATCGGCGCCCAGCCGGTGTGCAGCCAGCTGCCGGGGCTGTCCCCCGGGCAGcgcaagctctgccagctctaCCAGGAGCACATGGTGTTCATCGGGGAAGGGGCCCGCAGCGCCATCAAGGAGTGCCAGTACCAGTTTCGGCAGCGGCGGTGGAACTGCAGCACGGTGGATAACACTTCCGTCTTTGGGAGGGTCATGAAAATAG GTAGCCGAGAGACTGCTTTCACCTACGCGGTCAGCGCCGCCGGCGTGGTGAACGCCATCAGCCGCGCGTGCCGCGAGGGCGAGCTGTCCAGCTGCGGCTGCAGCCGCACCGCCCGGCCCAAGGACCTGCCCCGGGACTGGCTGTGGGGCGGCTGCGGGGACAACGTGGAGTACGGATACCGCTTCGCCAAGGAGTTCGTGGATGccaaggagagggagaagaacTACGTGAGAGGTTCCGAGGAGCAGGCTCGCATGCTGATGAACCTGCAGAACAACGAGGCCGGCCGCAGG GCAGTGTACAAGCTGGCAGACGTAGCCTGCAAGTGCCACGGCGTGTCGGGCTCGTGCAGCCTCAAgacctgctggctgcagctggccGACTTCCGCAAGGTGGGCGACCTGCTGAAGGAGAAGTACGACAGCGCCGCAGCCATGAGGATCAGCCGCAAGGGCAAGCTGGAGCTGGTGAACAACCGCTTCAACATGCCCACCCAGGAGGACCTGGTCTACGTGGACCCCAGCCCGGACTATTGCCTCCGCAACGAGACCACGGGCTCGCTGGGCACGCAGGGCCGGCTGTGCAACAAGACCTCGGAGGGCATGGATGGCTGCGAGCTGATGTGCTGCGGACGGGGCTACGACCAGTTCAAGAGCGTGCAGGTGGAGCGCTGCCACTGCAAGTTCCACTGGTGCTGTTATGTCAAGTGTAAAAAGTGCACAGAGATCGTTGACCAGTATGTCTGTAAATGA
- the WNT5B gene encoding protein Wnt-5b isoform X1, with the protein MCPAGSLRTCGRGAPGTAGPGRASKAAEPGAARRLRDVPDVPDVRKGENSPAVCALPPGRTGRLRRRSPGSAAPAPGPGAGGRQGRRRSPREAAAGGGSCGVGGGGSRAELAAPPPHAGPAPGLLLGTSPQGAPSRRPAPRGLPPQPTMTGPRLALAAALLCSCTSPVADANSWWSLAMNPIQRPEMYIIGAQPVCSQLPGLSPGQRKLCQLYQEHMVFIGEGARSAIKECQYQFRQRRWNCSTVDNTSVFGRVMKIGSRETAFTYAVSAAGVVNAISRACREGELSSCGCSRTARPKDLPRDWLWGGCGDNVEYGYRFAKEFVDAKEREKNYVRGSEEQARMLMNLQNNEAGRRAVYKLADVACKCHGVSGSCSLKTCWLQLADFRKVGDLLKEKYDSAAAMRISRKGKLELVNNRFNMPTQEDLVYVDPSPDYCLRNETTGSLGTQGRLCNKTSEGMDGCELMCCGRGYDQFKSVQVERCHCKFHWCCYVKCKKCTEIVDQYVCK; encoded by the exons ATGTGTCCCGCCGGCTCCCTGCGCACCTGCGGCCGCGGGGCTCCCGGCACCGCCGGACCGGGGCGCGCTTCAAAGGCGGCCGAGCCGGGGGCTGCCCGGAGGCTCCGGGACGTTCCCGACGTTCCCGACGTTCGCAAGGGCGAGAACAGCCCTGCCGTCTGTGCGCTCCCCCCGGGCCGGACAGGGAGGCTCCGGCGGCGGAGCCCCGGCAGCGCGGCCcctgccccggggccgggggcgggcgggaggCAGGGCCGCCGCCGGAGCCCccgggaggcggcggccggGGGAGGGTCCTGCGGGGTGGGAGGGGGCGGCAGCCGGGCTGAGCtcgccgcgcccccgccgcaCGCAGGCCCCGCTCCAGGGCTTCTCCTCGGCACTTCTCCGCAGGGCGCCCCGTCCCGGCGGCCGGCTCCGCGGGGGCTGCCCCCGCAGCCCACCATGACCGGGCCGAGGCTGGCCCTCGCCGCCGcgctcctctgcagctgcacctcGCCAGTGGCCGACGCCAACTCCTGGTG GTCTTTGGCCATGAACCCCATCCAGAGGCCTGAGATGTACATCATCGGCGCCCAGCCGGTGTGCAGCCAGCTGCCGGGGCTGTCCCCCGGGCAGcgcaagctctgccagctctaCCAGGAGCACATGGTGTTCATCGGGGAAGGGGCCCGCAGCGCCATCAAGGAGTGCCAGTACCAGTTTCGGCAGCGGCGGTGGAACTGCAGCACGGTGGATAACACTTCCGTCTTTGGGAGGGTCATGAAAATAG GTAGCCGAGAGACTGCTTTCACCTACGCGGTCAGCGCCGCCGGCGTGGTGAACGCCATCAGCCGCGCGTGCCGCGAGGGCGAGCTGTCCAGCTGCGGCTGCAGCCGCACCGCCCGGCCCAAGGACCTGCCCCGGGACTGGCTGTGGGGCGGCTGCGGGGACAACGTGGAGTACGGATACCGCTTCGCCAAGGAGTTCGTGGATGccaaggagagggagaagaacTACGTGAGAGGTTCCGAGGAGCAGGCTCGCATGCTGATGAACCTGCAGAACAACGAGGCCGGCCGCAGG GCAGTGTACAAGCTGGCAGACGTAGCCTGCAAGTGCCACGGCGTGTCGGGCTCGTGCAGCCTCAAgacctgctggctgcagctggccGACTTCCGCAAGGTGGGCGACCTGCTGAAGGAGAAGTACGACAGCGCCGCAGCCATGAGGATCAGCCGCAAGGGCAAGCTGGAGCTGGTGAACAACCGCTTCAACATGCCCACCCAGGAGGACCTGGTCTACGTGGACCCCAGCCCGGACTATTGCCTCCGCAACGAGACCACGGGCTCGCTGGGCACGCAGGGCCGGCTGTGCAACAAGACCTCGGAGGGCATGGATGGCTGCGAGCTGATGTGCTGCGGACGGGGCTACGACCAGTTCAAGAGCGTGCAGGTGGAGCGCTGCCACTGCAAGTTCCACTGGTGCTGTTATGTCAAGTGTAAAAAGTGCACAGAGATCGTTGACCAGTATGTCTGTAAATGA